A section of the Paralichthys olivaceus isolate ysfri-2021 chromosome 14, ASM2471397v2, whole genome shotgun sequence genome encodes:
- the LOC109645773 gene encoding TBC1 domain family member 12-like isoform X1 encodes MEEAGGGSLRFDLNEEAGGVRAGLGALKDRSIALLAGVSGGQGAGKGHFYVTGNGRNVNTDASVHPPPVQREGVSVERGLADRLTDRCVVSGDVGDHRGLNGFTESLCQEEPAMVALEGGGAAGSRGLAGAASCPAGLGTRLSAETGPQMLQPSAGGSTGEVPDVTVGGEEPTGGVAVTGSVRTSPPLERLPCPGKQQRNCACTAAALQCPAVDMSNGVEDSEDPGVDPAYNPTGVLSRPGVCDADCGEVKLSNGGLHLVKSSGATGDSSDTDLRAAPGAAREPGSPLRSRGDCSGGEVPQCPGEDAPAAAELPPSPEVSPTPDSSAEPPSPCPPPPSKLNGDCLLSESEEDEASFGDLGLPVRPQSLRTDPGLPVSLSCDATPLSPDDDGGFYFGDDGFMEECRGALEAAGRRQSAPDKLPDLTDHTDCSDGKLMPKRFGIADFFTRSLFSRKSKEPKAPTHNATGWRLFGKTGAREADPTKDPNPSVSNQQCPQEEEEEEQEEEMKDSGVSPGPERPPAAGRRKNLEFEPLSTTALILEDRPANLPAKSEEETQRHKLEYEEMVAGAKRRELKEAQRKKRQMKERHRQEDSISNAMVIWNNEILPHWDTMKGTRRVRELWWQGLPPSVRGRVWSLAICNELNITAELYEIFLSRAKEKWRSYSETSSVNDSESDGGASLADRESSLDLIKLDISRTFPSLFIFQKGGPYHDLLHSVLGAYTCYRPDIGYVQGMSFIAAVLILNLEEAEAFITFANLLNKPCQMAFFRVDHELMLKYFAAFEVFFEENLPRLFSHFQANSLTPDLYLIDWIFTLYSKSLPLDVACRVWDVFCRDGEESLFRTGLGILRLYEEVLLQMDFIHIAQFLTRLPEDLQSHTLFSAMANTHMISRNRRWAQVFSALTKDGIKEVDKNTSPALRS; translated from the exons atggaggaggccggaGGAGGCTCGCTCCGCTTCGACCTCAACGAGGAGGCAGGAGGGGTGAGAGCGGGGCTCGGGGCTCTGAAGGACCGCAGCATCGCACTGCTAGCCGGTGTCAGTGGGGGTCAGGGAGCCGGGAAGGGCCATTTTTATGTGACCGGTAACGGAAGGAATGTAAACACGGACGCGTCGGTACATCCGCCCCCGGTACAGAGGGAGGGGGTGTCGGTGGAGAGGGGCCTCGCGGACCGGCTGACCGACAGGTGCGTGGTGTCCGGGGATGTCGGGGACCACCGCGGCCTGAACGGATTCACTGAGTCACTGTGTCAGGAGGAGCCGGCCATGGTGGCCCTGGAGGGGGGAGGAGCAGCGGGCAGCCGCGGCCTCGCAGGGGCCGCTTCCTGTCCGGCGGGGCTCGGGACTCGGCTTTCAGCGGAGACGGGACCGCAGATGCTGCAGCCATCTGCCGGGGGGAGCACGGGGGAAGTCCCGGATGTTACcgtgggaggagaggagccgACGGGCGGTGTCGCGGTTACAGGGAGTGTGAGGACTTCCCCCCCCCTCGAGCGGCTGCCATGCCCGGGGAAGCAGCAGCGGAATTGCGCCTGCACCGCGGCGGCTCTCCAGTGTCCAGCTGTGGACATGTCCAACGGGGTGGAGGACAGTGAGGACCCCGGGGTGGACCCCGCTTACAACCCGACAGGAGTGTTGTCCAGACCCGGTGTGTGCGACGCGGACTGCGGGGAAGTGAAGTTATCCAACGGTGGTTTACACCTCGTGAAGAGCTCCGGAGCGACGGGTGACTCTTCGGACACCGACCTCCGTGCGGCCCCGGGGGCAGCGCGAGAGCCCGGGTCTCCCCTGCGGAGCCGGGGCGACTGCAGCGGGGGAGAGGTCCCTCAGTGCCCCGGGGAGGATGCTCCTGCTGCGGCCgagctccctccctcccccgaGGTCTCCCCCACCCCAGATTCAAGTGCCGagcccccctccccctgccCGCCGCCCCCCAGCAAACTGAACGGCGACTGCCTGCTCTCAGAGTCCGAGGAGGACGAGGCGAGCTTCGGGGACCTCGGTTTACCCGTCAGGCCGCAGAGCCTGAGGACTGACCCCGGCCTCCCGGTGTCCCTGAGCTGCGACGCCACCCCGCTGTCCCCGGACGACGAtgggggcttttattttggagacGACGGGTTCATGGAGGAGTGTCGGGGCGCGTTGGAGGCGGCGGGTCGGAGACAGAGCGCCCCGGACAAACTCCCGGACCTGACCGATCACACGGACTGTTCGGACGGCAAACTGATGCCAAAGAGGTTCGGCATCGCTGACTTCTTCACCAG GAGCCTATTTTCTAGGAAATCCAAAGAGCCAAAGGCACCGACCCATAATGCAACAGGATGGCGACTGTTCGGCAAGACAGGAGCCAGAGAGGCTGACCCAACTAAAGACCCGAACCCCTCAGTGTCCAATCAGCAG TGtccacaggaggaggaggaagaggagcaagaggaggagatgaaggactCAGGTGTGTCCCCCGGTCCAGAGCGCCCCCcagctgcagggaggaggaagaaccTGGAGTTTGAGCCTCTCTCCACCACGGCTCTCATCCTGGAGGATCGACCAGC gaACCTTCCGGCCAAATCTGAGGAGGAAACTCAGCGACACAAACTGGAATATGAAGAGATGGTGGCAGGAGCCAAGAggagag AGTTGAAAGAAGCTCAGAGGAAGAAGCGTCAGATGAAGGAGAGACACCGACAGGAGGACAGCATCTCCAACGCCATGGTCATCTGGAACAACGAGATCCTTCCTCACTGGGACACCAT gaaggGGACGAGGCGGGTGAGGGAGCTGTGGTGGCAGGGACTTCCTCCCAGCGTCAGAGGTCGAGTGTGGAGTCTCGCCATCTGCAACGAGCTGAACATCACGGCCG AGCTGTACGAGATCTTTCTGTCCAGAGCCAaagagaagtggaggagctACAGCGAGACCAGTTCAGTGAACGACAGTGAGAGTG atggAGGAGCGTCTCTGGCCGACAGAGAGTCCAGTCTGGACCTCATCAAACTGGACATTTCCAGAACGTTCCcctccctcttcatcttccAGAAG GGCGGACCCTACCACGACCTCCTCCACAGTGTCCTCGGAGCTTACACCTGTTACAGACCCGACATCGGCTAC GTTCAGGGGATGTCGTTCATCGCTGCAGTTCTGATCCTCAACCTGGAGGAGGCGGAAGCCTTCATCACCTTCGCCAACCTGCTCAATAAACCCTGTCAGATGGCGTTCTTCAGGGTCGACCACGAGCTG ATGTTGAAGTACTTTGCAGCGTTCGAGGTTTTCTTTGAGGAGAATCTTCCTCGTCTCTTCAGCCACTTCCAGGCGAACagcctgacccctgacctctatCTCATCGACTG GATCTTCACGCTGTACAGTAAGTCCCTCCCCCTGGACGTGGCGTGTCGAGTGTGGGACGTCTTCTGTCGGGACGGGGAGGAGAGCTTGTTTCGGACGGGGCTGGGTATCCTGCGTCTGTACGAGGAGGTCCTGCTGCAGATGGACTTCATCCACATCGCTCAGTTCCTCACTCGCCTCCCAGAAGACCTGCAGTCGCACACGCTCTTCAGCGCCATGGCCAACACGCACATGATCAGCAGAAACCGCCGCTGGGCTCAG gTGTTTTCTGCTTTGACGAAGGACGGAATCAAAGAGGTGGATAAGAACACCAGCCCGGCGCTGAGGAGTTAA
- the LOC109645773 gene encoding TBC1 domain family member 12-like isoform X2, translated as MEEAGGGSLRFDLNEEAGGVRAGLGALKDRSIALLAGVSGGQGAGKGHFYVTGNGRNVNTDASVHPPPVQREGVSVERGLADRLTDRCVVSGDVGDHRGLNGFTESLCQEEPAMVALEGGGAAGSRGLAGAASCPAGLGTRLSAETGPQMLQPSAGGSTGEVPDVTVGGEEPTGGVAVTGSVRTSPPLERLPCPGKQQRNCACTAAALQCPAVDMSNGVEDSEDPGVDPAYNPTGVLSRPGVCDADCGEVKLSNGGLHLVKSSGATGDSSDTDLRAAPGAAREPGSPLRSRGDCSGGEVPQCPGEDAPAAAELPPSPEVSPTPDSSAEPPSPCPPPPSKLNGDCLLSESEEDEASFGDLGLPVRPQSLRTDPGLPVSLSCDATPLSPDDDGGFYFGDDGFMEECRGALEAAGRRQSAPDKLPDLTDHTDCSDGKLMPKRFGIADFFTRSLFSRKSKEPKAPTHNATGWRLFGKTGAREADPTKDPNPSVSNQQCPQEEEEEEQEEEMKDSGVSPGPERPPAAGRRKNLEFEPLSTTALILEDRPANLPAKSEEETQRHKLEYEEMVAGAKRRELKEAQRKKRQMKERHRQEDSISNAMVIWNNEILPHWDTMKGTRRVRELWWQGLPPSVRGRVWSLAICNELNITAELYEIFLSRAKEKWRSYSETSSVNDNGGASLADRESSLDLIKLDISRTFPSLFIFQKGGPYHDLLHSVLGAYTCYRPDIGYVQGMSFIAAVLILNLEEAEAFITFANLLNKPCQMAFFRVDHELMLKYFAAFEVFFEENLPRLFSHFQANSLTPDLYLIDWIFTLYSKSLPLDVACRVWDVFCRDGEESLFRTGLGILRLYEEVLLQMDFIHIAQFLTRLPEDLQSHTLFSAMANTHMISRNRRWAQVFSALTKDGIKEVDKNTSPALRS; from the exons atggaggaggccggaGGAGGCTCGCTCCGCTTCGACCTCAACGAGGAGGCAGGAGGGGTGAGAGCGGGGCTCGGGGCTCTGAAGGACCGCAGCATCGCACTGCTAGCCGGTGTCAGTGGGGGTCAGGGAGCCGGGAAGGGCCATTTTTATGTGACCGGTAACGGAAGGAATGTAAACACGGACGCGTCGGTACATCCGCCCCCGGTACAGAGGGAGGGGGTGTCGGTGGAGAGGGGCCTCGCGGACCGGCTGACCGACAGGTGCGTGGTGTCCGGGGATGTCGGGGACCACCGCGGCCTGAACGGATTCACTGAGTCACTGTGTCAGGAGGAGCCGGCCATGGTGGCCCTGGAGGGGGGAGGAGCAGCGGGCAGCCGCGGCCTCGCAGGGGCCGCTTCCTGTCCGGCGGGGCTCGGGACTCGGCTTTCAGCGGAGACGGGACCGCAGATGCTGCAGCCATCTGCCGGGGGGAGCACGGGGGAAGTCCCGGATGTTACcgtgggaggagaggagccgACGGGCGGTGTCGCGGTTACAGGGAGTGTGAGGACTTCCCCCCCCCTCGAGCGGCTGCCATGCCCGGGGAAGCAGCAGCGGAATTGCGCCTGCACCGCGGCGGCTCTCCAGTGTCCAGCTGTGGACATGTCCAACGGGGTGGAGGACAGTGAGGACCCCGGGGTGGACCCCGCTTACAACCCGACAGGAGTGTTGTCCAGACCCGGTGTGTGCGACGCGGACTGCGGGGAAGTGAAGTTATCCAACGGTGGTTTACACCTCGTGAAGAGCTCCGGAGCGACGGGTGACTCTTCGGACACCGACCTCCGTGCGGCCCCGGGGGCAGCGCGAGAGCCCGGGTCTCCCCTGCGGAGCCGGGGCGACTGCAGCGGGGGAGAGGTCCCTCAGTGCCCCGGGGAGGATGCTCCTGCTGCGGCCgagctccctccctcccccgaGGTCTCCCCCACCCCAGATTCAAGTGCCGagcccccctccccctgccCGCCGCCCCCCAGCAAACTGAACGGCGACTGCCTGCTCTCAGAGTCCGAGGAGGACGAGGCGAGCTTCGGGGACCTCGGTTTACCCGTCAGGCCGCAGAGCCTGAGGACTGACCCCGGCCTCCCGGTGTCCCTGAGCTGCGACGCCACCCCGCTGTCCCCGGACGACGAtgggggcttttattttggagacGACGGGTTCATGGAGGAGTGTCGGGGCGCGTTGGAGGCGGCGGGTCGGAGACAGAGCGCCCCGGACAAACTCCCGGACCTGACCGATCACACGGACTGTTCGGACGGCAAACTGATGCCAAAGAGGTTCGGCATCGCTGACTTCTTCACCAG GAGCCTATTTTCTAGGAAATCCAAAGAGCCAAAGGCACCGACCCATAATGCAACAGGATGGCGACTGTTCGGCAAGACAGGAGCCAGAGAGGCTGACCCAACTAAAGACCCGAACCCCTCAGTGTCCAATCAGCAG TGtccacaggaggaggaggaagaggagcaagaggaggagatgaaggactCAGGTGTGTCCCCCGGTCCAGAGCGCCCCCcagctgcagggaggaggaagaaccTGGAGTTTGAGCCTCTCTCCACCACGGCTCTCATCCTGGAGGATCGACCAGC gaACCTTCCGGCCAAATCTGAGGAGGAAACTCAGCGACACAAACTGGAATATGAAGAGATGGTGGCAGGAGCCAAGAggagag AGTTGAAAGAAGCTCAGAGGAAGAAGCGTCAGATGAAGGAGAGACACCGACAGGAGGACAGCATCTCCAACGCCATGGTCATCTGGAACAACGAGATCCTTCCTCACTGGGACACCAT gaaggGGACGAGGCGGGTGAGGGAGCTGTGGTGGCAGGGACTTCCTCCCAGCGTCAGAGGTCGAGTGTGGAGTCTCGCCATCTGCAACGAGCTGAACATCACGGCCG AGCTGTACGAGATCTTTCTGTCCAGAGCCAaagagaagtggaggagctACAGCGAGACCAGTTCAGTGAACGACA atggAGGAGCGTCTCTGGCCGACAGAGAGTCCAGTCTGGACCTCATCAAACTGGACATTTCCAGAACGTTCCcctccctcttcatcttccAGAAG GGCGGACCCTACCACGACCTCCTCCACAGTGTCCTCGGAGCTTACACCTGTTACAGACCCGACATCGGCTAC GTTCAGGGGATGTCGTTCATCGCTGCAGTTCTGATCCTCAACCTGGAGGAGGCGGAAGCCTTCATCACCTTCGCCAACCTGCTCAATAAACCCTGTCAGATGGCGTTCTTCAGGGTCGACCACGAGCTG ATGTTGAAGTACTTTGCAGCGTTCGAGGTTTTCTTTGAGGAGAATCTTCCTCGTCTCTTCAGCCACTTCCAGGCGAACagcctgacccctgacctctatCTCATCGACTG GATCTTCACGCTGTACAGTAAGTCCCTCCCCCTGGACGTGGCGTGTCGAGTGTGGGACGTCTTCTGTCGGGACGGGGAGGAGAGCTTGTTTCGGACGGGGCTGGGTATCCTGCGTCTGTACGAGGAGGTCCTGCTGCAGATGGACTTCATCCACATCGCTCAGTTCCTCACTCGCCTCCCAGAAGACCTGCAGTCGCACACGCTCTTCAGCGCCATGGCCAACACGCACATGATCAGCAGAAACCGCCGCTGGGCTCAG gTGTTTTCTGCTTTGACGAAGGACGGAATCAAAGAGGTGGATAAGAACACCAGCCCGGCGCTGAGGAGTTAA
- the LOC109645773 gene encoding TBC1 domain family member 12-like isoform X3: MEEAGGGSLRFDLNEEAGGVRAGLGALKDRSIALLAGVSGGQGAGKGHFYVTGNGRNVNTDASVHPPPVQREGVSVERGLADRLTDRCVVSGDVGDHRGLNGFTESLCQEEPAMVALEGGGAAGSRGLAGAASCPAGLGTRLSAETGPQMLQPSAGGSTGEVPDVTVGGEEPTGGVAVTGSVRTSPPLERLPCPGKQQRNCACTAAALQCPAVDMSNGVEDSEDPGVDPAYNPTGVLSRPGVCDADCGEVKLSNGGLHLVKSSGATGDSSDTDLRAAPGAAREPGSPLRSRGDCSGGEVPQCPGEDAPAAAELPPSPEVSPTPDSSAEPPSPCPPPPSKLNGDCLLSESEEDEASFGDLGLPVRPQSLRTDPGLPVSLSCDATPLSPDDDGGFYFGDDGFMEECRGALEAAGRRQSAPDKLPDLTDHTDCSDGKLMPKRFGIADFFTRSLFSRKSKEPKAPTHNATGWRLFGKTGAREADPTKDPNPSVSNQQCPQEEEEEEQEEEMKDSGVSPGPERPPAAGRRKNLEFEPLSTTALILEDRPANLPAKSEEETQRHKLEYEEMVAGAKRRELKEAQRKKRQMKERHRQEDSISNAMVIWNNEILPHWDTMKGTRRVRELWWQGLPPSVRGRVWSLAICNELNITAELYEIFLSRAKEKWRSYSETNGGASLADRESSLDLIKLDISRTFPSLFIFQKGGPYHDLLHSVLGAYTCYRPDIGYVQGMSFIAAVLILNLEEAEAFITFANLLNKPCQMAFFRVDHELMLKYFAAFEVFFEENLPRLFSHFQANSLTPDLYLIDWIFTLYSKSLPLDVACRVWDVFCRDGEESLFRTGLGILRLYEEVLLQMDFIHIAQFLTRLPEDLQSHTLFSAMANTHMISRNRRWAQVFSALTKDGIKEVDKNTSPALRS, encoded by the exons atggaggaggccggaGGAGGCTCGCTCCGCTTCGACCTCAACGAGGAGGCAGGAGGGGTGAGAGCGGGGCTCGGGGCTCTGAAGGACCGCAGCATCGCACTGCTAGCCGGTGTCAGTGGGGGTCAGGGAGCCGGGAAGGGCCATTTTTATGTGACCGGTAACGGAAGGAATGTAAACACGGACGCGTCGGTACATCCGCCCCCGGTACAGAGGGAGGGGGTGTCGGTGGAGAGGGGCCTCGCGGACCGGCTGACCGACAGGTGCGTGGTGTCCGGGGATGTCGGGGACCACCGCGGCCTGAACGGATTCACTGAGTCACTGTGTCAGGAGGAGCCGGCCATGGTGGCCCTGGAGGGGGGAGGAGCAGCGGGCAGCCGCGGCCTCGCAGGGGCCGCTTCCTGTCCGGCGGGGCTCGGGACTCGGCTTTCAGCGGAGACGGGACCGCAGATGCTGCAGCCATCTGCCGGGGGGAGCACGGGGGAAGTCCCGGATGTTACcgtgggaggagaggagccgACGGGCGGTGTCGCGGTTACAGGGAGTGTGAGGACTTCCCCCCCCCTCGAGCGGCTGCCATGCCCGGGGAAGCAGCAGCGGAATTGCGCCTGCACCGCGGCGGCTCTCCAGTGTCCAGCTGTGGACATGTCCAACGGGGTGGAGGACAGTGAGGACCCCGGGGTGGACCCCGCTTACAACCCGACAGGAGTGTTGTCCAGACCCGGTGTGTGCGACGCGGACTGCGGGGAAGTGAAGTTATCCAACGGTGGTTTACACCTCGTGAAGAGCTCCGGAGCGACGGGTGACTCTTCGGACACCGACCTCCGTGCGGCCCCGGGGGCAGCGCGAGAGCCCGGGTCTCCCCTGCGGAGCCGGGGCGACTGCAGCGGGGGAGAGGTCCCTCAGTGCCCCGGGGAGGATGCTCCTGCTGCGGCCgagctccctccctcccccgaGGTCTCCCCCACCCCAGATTCAAGTGCCGagcccccctccccctgccCGCCGCCCCCCAGCAAACTGAACGGCGACTGCCTGCTCTCAGAGTCCGAGGAGGACGAGGCGAGCTTCGGGGACCTCGGTTTACCCGTCAGGCCGCAGAGCCTGAGGACTGACCCCGGCCTCCCGGTGTCCCTGAGCTGCGACGCCACCCCGCTGTCCCCGGACGACGAtgggggcttttattttggagacGACGGGTTCATGGAGGAGTGTCGGGGCGCGTTGGAGGCGGCGGGTCGGAGACAGAGCGCCCCGGACAAACTCCCGGACCTGACCGATCACACGGACTGTTCGGACGGCAAACTGATGCCAAAGAGGTTCGGCATCGCTGACTTCTTCACCAG GAGCCTATTTTCTAGGAAATCCAAAGAGCCAAAGGCACCGACCCATAATGCAACAGGATGGCGACTGTTCGGCAAGACAGGAGCCAGAGAGGCTGACCCAACTAAAGACCCGAACCCCTCAGTGTCCAATCAGCAG TGtccacaggaggaggaggaagaggagcaagaggaggagatgaaggactCAGGTGTGTCCCCCGGTCCAGAGCGCCCCCcagctgcagggaggaggaagaaccTGGAGTTTGAGCCTCTCTCCACCACGGCTCTCATCCTGGAGGATCGACCAGC gaACCTTCCGGCCAAATCTGAGGAGGAAACTCAGCGACACAAACTGGAATATGAAGAGATGGTGGCAGGAGCCAAGAggagag AGTTGAAAGAAGCTCAGAGGAAGAAGCGTCAGATGAAGGAGAGACACCGACAGGAGGACAGCATCTCCAACGCCATGGTCATCTGGAACAACGAGATCCTTCCTCACTGGGACACCAT gaaggGGACGAGGCGGGTGAGGGAGCTGTGGTGGCAGGGACTTCCTCCCAGCGTCAGAGGTCGAGTGTGGAGTCTCGCCATCTGCAACGAGCTGAACATCACGGCCG AGCTGTACGAGATCTTTCTGTCCAGAGCCAaagagaagtggaggagctACAGCGAGACCA atggAGGAGCGTCTCTGGCCGACAGAGAGTCCAGTCTGGACCTCATCAAACTGGACATTTCCAGAACGTTCCcctccctcttcatcttccAGAAG GGCGGACCCTACCACGACCTCCTCCACAGTGTCCTCGGAGCTTACACCTGTTACAGACCCGACATCGGCTAC GTTCAGGGGATGTCGTTCATCGCTGCAGTTCTGATCCTCAACCTGGAGGAGGCGGAAGCCTTCATCACCTTCGCCAACCTGCTCAATAAACCCTGTCAGATGGCGTTCTTCAGGGTCGACCACGAGCTG ATGTTGAAGTACTTTGCAGCGTTCGAGGTTTTCTTTGAGGAGAATCTTCCTCGTCTCTTCAGCCACTTCCAGGCGAACagcctgacccctgacctctatCTCATCGACTG GATCTTCACGCTGTACAGTAAGTCCCTCCCCCTGGACGTGGCGTGTCGAGTGTGGGACGTCTTCTGTCGGGACGGGGAGGAGAGCTTGTTTCGGACGGGGCTGGGTATCCTGCGTCTGTACGAGGAGGTCCTGCTGCAGATGGACTTCATCCACATCGCTCAGTTCCTCACTCGCCTCCCAGAAGACCTGCAGTCGCACACGCTCTTCAGCGCCATGGCCAACACGCACATGATCAGCAGAAACCGCCGCTGGGCTCAG gTGTTTTCTGCTTTGACGAAGGACGGAATCAAAGAGGTGGATAAGAACACCAGCCCGGCGCTGAGGAGTTAA